One genomic window of Xanthobacter dioxanivorans includes the following:
- a CDS encoding CoA-acylating methylmalonate-semialdehyde dehydrogenase encodes MQTIGHYIAGQHMDAAAGAETTAPSFNPATGEEIGRVLMADAARVDAAVAAAAAALPAWAATPAPARARVMFKFKDLLERNLDALAALITREHGKTTEDAKGEIVRGIEVVEFACGIPHVLKGEFSDQVGRGIDTFSMRHPVGVCVGITPFNFPAMVPLWMIPVALATGNTFVLKPSEKDPSASLLLADLLAEAGLPAGVFNVVQGGKPAVDALLTHPKVAAVSFVGSTAVGEYIYKTAAAHGKRAQALCGAKNHLVVMPDADLDKTVDALMGAGYGSAGERCMAVSVAVAVGGVGDALMEKLVPRVQALRVGPGNDRDSEMGPLVTREHLAKVTDYVSTGVAEGAELVVDGRGLKLQGHEGGYFIGGCLFDRVTPDMRIYKEEIFGPVLSVVRSDTFDEALKLVNDHEYGNGAAIFTNDGAAARAFDYGVLAGMVGINVPIPVPIAYHSFGGWKRSIFGDRNVYGLEGVGFYTRLKTTTARWPQGGRTGAEFVMPVLR; translated from the coding sequence ATGCAGACCATCGGGCACTATATCGCCGGCCAGCACATGGATGCGGCCGCCGGCGCGGAAACCACCGCCCCGAGCTTCAACCCGGCGACCGGCGAGGAGATCGGCCGGGTGCTGATGGCCGACGCGGCGCGGGTGGATGCGGCCGTCGCCGCCGCCGCCGCCGCGCTTCCCGCATGGGCCGCCACCCCGGCGCCGGCGCGGGCGCGGGTGATGTTCAAGTTCAAGGACCTGCTGGAGCGCAATCTGGACGCCCTCGCCGCCCTGATCACCCGCGAGCACGGCAAGACCACCGAGGACGCCAAGGGCGAGATCGTGCGCGGCATCGAGGTGGTGGAGTTCGCCTGCGGCATCCCTCACGTTCTGAAGGGCGAGTTTTCCGACCAGGTGGGCCGCGGTATCGACACCTTCTCCATGCGCCACCCGGTGGGAGTGTGCGTGGGCATCACCCCGTTCAACTTCCCGGCCATGGTGCCCTTGTGGATGATCCCGGTGGCGCTGGCCACCGGCAACACCTTCGTGCTCAAGCCGTCCGAGAAGGATCCCTCGGCCTCCCTGCTCCTCGCCGACCTCCTCGCCGAGGCGGGCCTGCCCGCCGGCGTGTTCAACGTGGTGCAGGGCGGCAAGCCGGCGGTGGACGCGCTCTTGACCCATCCCAAGGTGGCGGCGGTGAGCTTCGTCGGATCGACGGCGGTGGGCGAGTACATCTACAAGACCGCCGCCGCCCACGGGAAGCGCGCCCAGGCCCTGTGCGGGGCGAAGAATCACCTCGTCGTCATGCCCGACGCCGACCTCGACAAGACCGTCGATGCCCTGATGGGCGCCGGCTACGGCTCGGCCGGCGAGCGCTGCATGGCGGTCTCGGTGGCGGTGGCGGTGGGCGGCGTCGGCGACGCGCTCATGGAGAAGCTGGTGCCGCGGGTGCAGGCGCTGCGCGTGGGGCCGGGCAACGACCGGGACAGCGAGATGGGCCCCCTGGTCACCCGCGAGCACCTCGCCAAGGTCACGGACTACGTGTCGACAGGCGTTGCCGAGGGGGCCGAGCTGGTGGTGGACGGCCGCGGCCTGAAGCTGCAGGGCCACGAGGGCGGTTACTTCATCGGCGGCTGCCTGTTCGACCGCGTGACCCCCGACATGCGCATCTACAAGGAAGAGATCTTCGGCCCGGTTCTCTCTGTGGTGCGTTCGGATACCTTCGACGAGGCGCTGAAGCTGGTGAACGACCACGAATACGGCAACGGCGCCGCCATCTTCACCAATGACGGCGCCGCCGCCCGCGCCTTCGACTATGGCGTGCTCGCGGGCATGGTGGGCATCAACGTGCCGATTCCGGTTCCCATCGCCTACCACTCCTTCGGCGGCTGGAAGCGGTCGATCTTCGGTGACCGCAACGTCTACGGCCTGGAGGGCGTGGGCTTCTACACGCGGTTGAAGACCACCACCGCGCGTTGGCCCCAGGGGGGGCGGACAGGGGCGGAATTCGTCATGCCCGTGCTGCGCTGA
- a CDS encoding DUF2778 domain-containing protein, translated as MTHSNRITDEEEYDDAPYGSLGPEGRSRASHRSTLLGIGAGVTVGLLMAVGAVWAAKGSFGFASSSGFATSQAHDAGRSLRLLAAAGASVTESSLLESSGALEIDIGRIYLTSHALNGAPLSSGLELDPGQASAGAPVKVARSVPLPTANPLFAGRGQNASDGLKALQELDGGVPLPQRNPLSREQRLAYAPIPDASTPLSDTPSAAPPATAPDAPPSEDAVLPTPGSGFALYDIKGKTVYMPNGDRLEAHSGYGEMFDDPAHVSRRMVGPTPPNTYSLTMRESLFHGVEAIRLNPIGPGKMYGRTGILAHTYLLGPRGDSNGCVSFKDYEKFLVAFKRGEIKKMVVVAQLENAPKEQNFLLSFLKPR; from the coding sequence ATGACGCACTCGAACCGGATTACCGACGAGGAGGAGTACGACGACGCCCCCTATGGATCGCTAGGTCCGGAGGGTCGTTCGCGCGCTTCTCACCGCAGCACCCTCCTCGGCATCGGAGCCGGGGTCACGGTGGGTCTTCTGATGGCCGTGGGCGCCGTGTGGGCCGCGAAGGGTTCCTTCGGCTTTGCCAGCTCCTCCGGCTTTGCCACCTCCCAGGCCCATGATGCGGGCCGTTCCCTCCGACTGCTCGCCGCGGCGGGCGCCAGCGTGACCGAGTCATCCCTGCTCGAATCGTCCGGCGCGCTCGAGATCGACATCGGCCGCATCTATCTCACCAGCCACGCCCTCAACGGCGCGCCGCTCTCCAGCGGCCTCGAGCTGGACCCCGGCCAGGCCAGCGCCGGCGCGCCGGTGAAGGTCGCGCGCAGCGTGCCCCTACCCACTGCCAATCCCCTCTTCGCAGGCCGTGGCCAGAACGCCTCGGACGGCCTGAAGGCCTTGCAGGAGCTGGACGGGGGCGTCCCGCTGCCCCAGCGCAATCCGTTGTCGCGCGAGCAGCGCCTCGCTTACGCGCCGATCCCGGATGCGTCGACCCCGCTGTCCGACACACCTTCGGCGGCGCCTCCCGCCACGGCTCCGGACGCACCCCCGTCGGAAGACGCGGTCCTGCCCACCCCCGGCAGCGGCTTCGCGCTTTACGACATCAAGGGCAAGACCGTCTACATGCCCAACGGCGACCGGCTGGAAGCCCATTCGGGCTATGGCGAGATGTTCGACGATCCGGCCCACGTCTCCCGCCGCATGGTTGGCCCGACCCCTCCGAACACCTATTCGCTTACCATGCGTGAATCGCTCTTCCACGGGGTGGAGGCCATCCGCCTCAATCCCATCGGTCCGGGCAAGATGTACGGGCGCACGGGCATCCTCGCCCATACCTACCTGCTGGGACCGCGCGGAGACTCCAACGGCTGCGTGTCGTTCAAGGACTACGAGAAGTTCCTGGTCGCGTTCAAGCGCGGCGAGATCAAGAAGATGGTCGTGGTGGCGCAGCTTGAGAACGCGCCCAAGGAACAGAACTTCCTGCTGTCCTTCCTGAAGCCGCGCTGA
- a CDS encoding transglutaminase-like domain-containing protein, whose product MKIRAGYEISHVCPQPTPMILTLSVHPTRMNDLVSVDRVMFDPPIQANTYHDSFGNFCHVISAPAGRLTIHSDFVINDSGRPDEVAPGAVQHALGDLPVDVLLFLLGSRYCETDRLTNVAWTLFGQVPKGWPLVQAICDFVHGHIAFNYAHASPLKTAFDAYTQKSGVCRDFAHLAITLCRCMNIPARYCTGYLGDIGVPPDPAPMDFSAWFEVFLGGRWYTFDARHNKPRIGRVLMARGRDATDVAIVTSFGPSTLTSFKVVTLEVP is encoded by the coding sequence ATGAAGATTCGCGCGGGCTACGAGATTTCCCACGTCTGCCCCCAGCCGACGCCGATGATCCTGACCCTCAGCGTGCACCCCACGCGGATGAACGATCTGGTGAGCGTCGACCGGGTGATGTTCGACCCGCCGATCCAGGCCAACACCTATCACGACAGCTTCGGCAACTTCTGCCACGTCATTTCCGCCCCCGCCGGCCGCCTGACGATCCACAGTGACTTCGTCATCAACGACAGCGGTCGCCCGGATGAGGTGGCGCCCGGCGCCGTCCAGCACGCATTGGGCGATCTGCCGGTGGACGTGCTCCTGTTCCTGCTCGGCAGCCGCTATTGCGAGACCGACCGGCTCACCAACGTGGCCTGGACCCTGTTCGGCCAGGTGCCGAAGGGCTGGCCCCTGGTGCAGGCCATCTGCGACTTCGTCCATGGCCACATCGCTTTCAACTATGCCCATGCGAGCCCGCTGAAGACCGCCTTTGACGCCTATACGCAGAAGTCCGGCGTGTGCCGGGACTTCGCCCATCTCGCCATCACCCTGTGCCGCTGCATGAACATTCCGGCACGCTACTGCACGGGCTACCTCGGCGATATCGGCGTTCCGCCGGATCCCGCGCCGATGGACTTCAGCGCCTGGTTCGAGGTCTTCCTCGGCGGACGCTGGTACACGTTCGACGCCCGGCACAACAAGCCGCGCATCGGCCGGGTGCTGATGGCGCGCGGGCGCGATGCGACCGACGTGGCCATCGTCACGTCGTTCGGGCCGTCCACGCTCACGAGCTTCAAGGTGGTCACGCTCGAGGTGCCATGA
- a CDS encoding N-formylglutamate amidohydrolase produces the protein MPPVTMFNAEGASAFLIVADHAGNAFPRSVDRLGVSEADQARHIAWDIGIAGVCRALAERLDASLIQQNYSRLIIDCNRMPGTPSSVPELSEATPVPGNLDLSPAATAARVDEIFQPYHARIAAELDRRDKAGRPAVLIAMHSFTPAYLGVARPWHVGVLYNRDARLAGAVLAALRAEPGLVVGDNEPYSVGDATDYTIPVHGERRGLLHVGIEIRQDLIATPTGQAEWGARMARVLSSALDSCRDRRAAE, from the coding sequence ATGCCGCCGGTCACCATGTTCAATGCGGAAGGCGCGTCCGCGTTCCTCATCGTCGCAGACCACGCGGGCAACGCCTTTCCGCGGTCAGTGGACCGGCTCGGCGTTTCCGAGGCGGATCAAGCGCGCCACATCGCCTGGGATATCGGCATAGCGGGCGTGTGCCGCGCGCTGGCGGAACGACTCGATGCTTCCCTCATACAGCAGAATTATTCGCGCCTCATCATCGACTGCAACCGGATGCCGGGAACGCCGTCCTCCGTCCCGGAATTGAGCGAGGCGACACCGGTCCCCGGCAATCTCGACCTCTCCCCGGCCGCGACGGCGGCGCGCGTGGACGAGATCTTCCAACCCTACCACGCGCGCATCGCCGCCGAGCTCGATCGGCGGGACAAAGCCGGGCGCCCGGCCGTGCTGATCGCCATGCACAGCTTCACGCCCGCCTATCTCGGCGTCGCCCGGCCCTGGCACGTCGGCGTGCTCTACAACCGCGACGCGCGGCTGGCCGGCGCGGTTCTGGCGGCGCTGCGTGCGGAACCCGGCCTCGTCGTTGGCGACAACGAGCCGTACAGTGTCGGCGACGCGACAGACTATACAATCCCCGTGCACGGCGAGCGGCGCGGGCTGCTGCATGTGGGCATCGAGATCCGCCAGGACCTGATCGCCACGCCCACCGGGCAGGCGGAATGGGGAGCGCGGATGGCCCGCGTGCTTTCGTCCGCCCTCGACTCCTGCCGCGACCGGCGGGCAGCGGAATAA
- a CDS encoding O-linked N-acetylglucosamine transferase, SPINDLY family protein, producing MCEWSDLAADDIDLAAILAGGQGHQLSPFHLLSVPGISARDQRACSELWTRERRAAALVERGTLAFTFPPSERRKIRLGYLSNDFQEHATAHLLIEVLEAHDRGAFEVHAYSFGADDGLPMRRRLMAACDRFVDITEMADGAAAQLIFDDEVDILIDLKGFTARARTGIALLRPAPVVVNYLGYPGTMGAGVCDYVITDPFLTPPASAESYAESFAYMPHTYHPHGRGTPVGVPPSRAEAGLPEAGFVFCCFNQPYKIAPEMFDIWCRLLSAVPDSVLWLLDDAYAAGNLRSEAIRRGIDARRLVFSPNVSQAEHLRRLQLADLVLDTSPFNAHTTASDALWAGVPLVTCPGDTFPSRVAGSILRAIGLADLVTESPEAYMELARALACDEPRLAAIRMRLARNRMTAPLFDVAAYTADLEGLYSAMSARHRARLPPAAIGARG from the coding sequence ATGTGCGAGTGGTCGGACCTTGCGGCCGACGACATCGATCTCGCCGCCATCCTCGCCGGGGGGCAGGGCCACCAGCTCTCGCCCTTTCACCTTCTGTCGGTTCCCGGCATCAGCGCCCGCGACCAGAGGGCCTGCTCGGAGCTGTGGACCCGCGAGAGACGCGCGGCGGCGCTGGTGGAGCGGGGGACCCTCGCCTTCACCTTCCCGCCGTCGGAGCGGCGAAAGATCCGGCTCGGCTACCTCTCCAACGACTTTCAGGAGCACGCTACCGCGCATCTTCTGATCGAGGTGCTGGAGGCGCATGACCGTGGCGCGTTCGAGGTCCACGCCTACTCCTTCGGCGCCGACGACGGATTGCCCATGCGACGCCGGCTGATGGCCGCCTGCGACCGTTTCGTGGACATCACCGAGATGGCGGACGGGGCGGCGGCGCAGCTCATCTTTGACGATGAAGTGGACATCCTCATCGACCTGAAGGGCTTCACCGCGCGGGCCCGCACCGGCATCGCGCTGCTGCGGCCGGCGCCGGTGGTGGTGAACTACCTCGGCTATCCCGGCACCATGGGCGCGGGGGTCTGCGACTATGTCATCACCGACCCCTTCCTGACGCCGCCGGCCAGCGCCGAGAGCTATGCGGAATCCTTCGCCTACATGCCCCACACCTACCACCCCCATGGCCGGGGCACGCCGGTGGGGGTGCCGCCCTCGCGGGCAGAAGCCGGGTTGCCGGAGGCGGGCTTCGTCTTCTGCTGCTTCAACCAGCCCTACAAGATCGCGCCGGAGATGTTCGACATCTGGTGCCGGCTCCTGTCCGCCGTACCGGACAGCGTGCTGTGGCTGCTCGACGACGCCTACGCCGCCGGCAACCTGCGCAGCGAGGCGATCCGGCGCGGCATCGACGCCCGCCGCCTGGTGTTCAGCCCCAACGTCTCCCAGGCCGAGCACCTGCGCCGGCTCCAACTCGCCGACCTGGTGCTCGACACTTCGCCCTTCAACGCCCACACCACCGCCAGCGACGCCCTGTGGGCCGGCGTGCCGCTGGTGACCTGCCCCGGCGACACCTTCCCCTCCCGTGTCGCCGGCAGCATCCTGCGGGCCATCGGGCTGGCGGACCTCGTGACCGAAAGCCCGGAGGCCTATATGGAGCTCGCGCGCGCGCTGGCGTGCGACGAACCGCGCCTCGCCGCGATCAGGATGCGACTGGCGAGGAACCGGATGACGGCGCCGTTGTTCGATGTGGCGGCCTATACCGCGGATCTCGAGGGACTCTACAGCGCCATGTCGGCGCGACACCGGGCGCGCCTGCCTCCTGCGGCCATCGGCGCACGCGGCTGA
- the rpsU gene encoding 30S ribosomal protein S21, which translates to MQVLVRDNNIEQALKVLKKRMQREGIFREMKQRKAYEKPSERRVREAAEAVRRTRKAARKKAQREGLIAAPKRAPKRPVAAPR; encoded by the coding sequence TTGCAGGTACTCGTCAGAGACAACAACATCGAGCAGGCCCTGAAAGTCCTGAAGAAGCGGATGCAGCGGGAAGGCATTTTCCGCGAGATGAAGCAGCGCAAGGCCTATGAGAAGCCCTCCGAGCGACGGGTCCGCGAGGCGGCCGAGGCGGTTCGGCGCACCCGCAAGGCGGCGCGCAAGAAGGCCCAGCGCGAAGGCCTGATCGCCGCTCCCAAGCGTGCGCCCAAGCGGCCGGTGGCTGCCCCGCGCTGA
- a CDS encoding YbhB/YbcL family Raf kinase inhibitor-like protein gives MKTFVAVLCIFGCSIASAWATPRDMTVDFSWIGSTLCAPRPISPEFRVGDVPAGTHSLRFALIAPTGRELGGSDVVLPANGTVPKGTVQFRPPCVGGMYTWTVDAIDVDGKTLASARLTRPFY, from the coding sequence ATGAAAACATTTGTCGCGGTGCTGTGCATTTTCGGCTGCAGCATCGCCAGCGCGTGGGCTACGCCTCGCGACATGACCGTGGATTTTTCCTGGATCGGCTCGACCCTGTGCGCGCCCAGGCCGATCAGCCCGGAATTCAGGGTGGGGGACGTGCCGGCCGGAACGCACAGTCTGAGATTTGCGCTGATTGCTCCCACCGGTCGTGAACTCGGCGGGTCGGATGTGGTGCTCCCCGCCAACGGGACCGTGCCCAAGGGCACCGTCCAGTTTCGTCCGCCTTGCGTCGGGGGCATGTACACTTGGACCGTCGACGCCATCGATGTCGATGGAAAGACGCTCGCCTCTGCGCGGCTCACGCGGCCGTTCTACTGA
- a CDS encoding cold-shock protein, with product MNIGTVKWFNGTKGFGFIQPDDGGTDVFVHISAVERAGMQTLNEGQKVEFEIIRDNKSGKNSAGNLRAA from the coding sequence ATGAACATCGGAACAGTGAAGTGGTTCAACGGCACCAAGGGTTTCGGCTTCATTCAGCCTGACGACGGCGGCACGGATGTGTTCGTGCACATCTCCGCCGTGGAACGCGCCGGAATGCAGACCCTCAACGAAGGGCAGAAGGTCGAGTTCGAAATCATCCGTGACAACAAGTCCGGAAAGAATTCGGCCGGAAATCTTCGCGCCGCGTGA
- a CDS encoding general secretion pathway protein GspN, with translation MTMLARLLPGILSPMLIGVAACGPAAALDLDTPPAPMDRVEFAAPRDTATSDTAAPRGNPLWSISLASLSATRERPVFSPSRRPAALAEAPVPAVAEPASAEPGEPARAQLRLTLVGTVVGSSEGYGIFLDPATSAVVRLKAGEAHEGWVLRSVGVRQARLQNGSATAVLSLPDHNPDAAATPVGK, from the coding sequence ATGACCATGCTCGCGCGGCTCCTGCCTGGCATCCTCTCGCCGATGCTGATCGGCGTCGCGGCTTGCGGCCCCGCCGCCGCCCTCGATCTGGACACGCCGCCGGCGCCGATGGATCGCGTCGAATTCGCGGCGCCCCGGGACACCGCCACGAGCGACACGGCGGCGCCGCGCGGCAATCCGCTGTGGTCCATCTCGCTGGCCTCCCTCAGCGCGACGCGCGAGAGACCGGTCTTCTCCCCGTCGCGCCGTCCGGCCGCACTGGCGGAGGCGCCTGTCCCGGCAGTTGCGGAACCCGCGTCGGCGGAACCGGGCGAGCCGGCGCGCGCGCAATTGCGGCTCACGCTGGTGGGAACCGTGGTCGGCAGCAGCGAGGGCTACGGCATCTTCCTCGATCCGGCGACCAGCGCGGTGGTGCGGCTGAAGGCGGGCGAGGCGCACGAAGGGTGGGTCCTGCGATCGGTGGGGGTCCGCCAGGCCCGGCTGCAGAACGGCAGCGCCACGGCCGTTCTGTCTCTCCCCGATCACAATCCCGATGCGGCCGCCACCCCCGTCGGCAAGTGA
- the gspM gene encoding type II secretion system protein GspM: MSGLSPTTRRFTARRPPARALRPLLAALGYVAAVAILLWLAFGTIADLMERRAAVADATALLDRLQGRGPMPSSTPGAAPGPQRGSAFLDGPSLTIAGADLLQRLSSAVSAHGGRLTSSRVEVQGTPYGAGFVAVSATLDMAQPDLQKLLYDLEAGMPFLFVGQLVVQASGTSPEGRTEAPADERMRVTLTVYGQWQGAR, from the coding sequence ATGAGCGGGCTTTCCCCCACCACCCGGCGCTTCACCGCCCGCCGGCCCCCGGCCCGCGCGTTGCGGCCGCTGCTGGCGGCGCTGGGATATGTGGCGGCCGTGGCCATCCTCCTCTGGCTCGCCTTCGGCACCATCGCCGACCTGATGGAGCGCCGTGCCGCCGTCGCGGACGCCACGGCGCTGCTCGACCGCCTGCAGGGGCGGGGACCCATGCCGTCCTCGACGCCCGGCGCGGCGCCGGGCCCGCAGAGAGGGTCGGCGTTCCTCGACGGCCCTTCTTTGACCATCGCCGGCGCCGACCTGCTGCAGCGGCTCTCCAGCGCCGTGTCGGCCCATGGCGGCCGCCTCACCTCGTCGCGCGTCGAGGTGCAGGGCACGCCCTACGGCGCGGGCTTCGTTGCCGTGAGCGCGACCCTCGACATGGCCCAGCCGGATCTGCAGAAGCTGCTCTATGATCTGGAGGCGGGCATGCCGTTTTTGTTCGTCGGGCAGCTCGTCGTGCAGGCGAGCGGGACTTCGCCGGAGGGCCGCACCGAGGCGCCCGCGGACGAGAGGATGCGGGTCACCCTCACGGTCTACGGCCAGTGGCAGGGAGCACGATGA
- a CDS encoding PilN domain-containing protein encodes MTLARLIDAFSHWLDLVAGFVAGLFEHTRRAGTIRITEEEGGRFSLGPAAGGGASFALAGPQVPPHIAALLKGQAVELALDPSRFLVRPLDLPKGAADFLEGIVRSQIDRLTPWSSGAAVYGWTPPVEAADERIRLWVAAAPRERIAPCIDPLKAAGVRSITVVTRVGAAPGADPVRVLDDVSGEMGGTARIRSYLLAILGAAVVLATLALGMSALIGGGLDEARDELSQRIAVARRALVAGRDGQGADSPALRALERRKHEQPSTVLVLEALSQVLPDDTYVTELQVEGDKVQITGISRAAADLIRLMEQSQKFAQATFIAPTTPLTDARGERFQIEARITLPPEVRK; translated from the coding sequence GTGACGTTGGCCCGGCTCATCGACGCCTTCTCCCATTGGCTGGACCTGGTCGCCGGCTTCGTCGCGGGGCTCTTCGAGCACACGCGGCGGGCCGGCACGATCCGCATCACGGAAGAGGAGGGCGGCCGGTTCTCGCTCGGGCCGGCGGCCGGCGGCGGGGCGAGCTTTGCCCTCGCTGGCCCGCAGGTGCCGCCGCACATCGCGGCGCTGCTGAAGGGGCAAGCGGTGGAGCTGGCGCTCGATCCCTCCCGCTTCCTGGTCCGGCCGCTGGACCTGCCGAAGGGCGCCGCCGACTTCCTCGAAGGCATCGTGCGCTCGCAGATCGACCGGCTCACGCCGTGGAGCTCCGGTGCGGCCGTTTACGGCTGGACGCCACCGGTGGAAGCCGCGGATGAGCGCATCCGCCTGTGGGTCGCCGCCGCCCCGCGCGAGCGCATCGCCCCGTGCATCGACCCGCTGAAGGCCGCGGGCGTGCGCTCGATCACTGTGGTGACCCGGGTGGGCGCCGCGCCGGGTGCCGACCCGGTGCGGGTGCTCGACGATGTGAGCGGGGAAATGGGGGGAACGGCCCGCATCCGCTCATATCTCCTCGCCATCCTGGGGGCGGCTGTGGTGCTGGCGACCCTCGCCCTGGGCATGTCGGCGCTCATCGGCGGCGGCCTCGACGAGGCGCGCGACGAGCTGAGCCAGCGCATCGCCGTGGCCCGCCGGGCCCTGGTGGCCGGGCGGGACGGGCAGGGGGCAGACAGTCCGGCCCTGCGCGCGCTCGAACGGCGCAAGCATGAGCAGCCGTCCACCGTGCTGGTGCTCGAGGCCCTGTCGCAGGTGCTCCCCGACGACACCTACGTCACCGAGCTTCAGGTCGAGGGCGACAAGGTGCAGATCACCGGCATTTCCCGCGCGGCGGCGGACCTGATCCGCCTCATGGAGCAGTCGCAGAAGTTCGCGCAGGCGACGTTCATCGCTCCGACCACGCCGCTGACCGACGCCCGCGGCGAGCGTTTCCAGATCGAGGCGCGGATCACCCTGCCGCCGGAGGTCCGCAAATGA
- a CDS encoding type II secretion system minor pseudopilin: protein MTAPRHAPAAASVASQGFILVAVLWILGALAAFVSIYALYIGNTAAAAAARDEAVTTRSLATAAVELAAFRLVSVPKAERASRGEIRFRMGKARIFAVFQDETARIDLNTAPPELLAGLFTVLGAQPSEATRYAQRIVGWRGPPADLSDQGQEAALYRDAGMGYMPRAGPFVHAEELWRVADLPPALVEAALPYVTVFSGRPMVNLHDADPLVRAAAAAAPEPAVAPGEEAPAPADAVKPSDAVRVSVRIDFDGRRSRFLEAVILVRAFADAPYRLLSWREDAAPSAALARTGGRP, encoded by the coding sequence ATGACCGCGCCGCGCCACGCGCCCGCCGCCGCCTCCGTGGCGTCGCAGGGCTTCATCCTCGTCGCCGTCCTCTGGATCCTCGGCGCCCTCGCGGCCTTCGTCTCCATCTACGCGCTGTATATCGGCAACACGGCCGCCGCCGCGGCGGCGCGGGACGAGGCGGTGACCACCCGCAGCCTGGCCACCGCCGCCGTCGAGCTCGCGGCGTTCCGCCTCGTCTCGGTTCCGAAGGCGGAGCGGGCCAGCCGCGGCGAGATCCGCTTCCGGATGGGGAAGGCCCGGATCTTCGCCGTGTTCCAGGACGAAACGGCGCGGATCGACCTCAATACGGCGCCGCCGGAGCTGCTCGCCGGCCTGTTCACCGTGCTCGGGGCGCAGCCCTCCGAGGCCACGCGGTACGCGCAGCGCATCGTCGGCTGGCGCGGGCCCCCCGCCGACCTCTCCGACCAGGGGCAGGAAGCGGCGCTGTATCGGGACGCCGGGATGGGCTACATGCCGCGTGCCGGGCCGTTCGTGCACGCCGAGGAGCTCTGGCGCGTCGCGGACCTGCCGCCCGCGCTGGTGGAGGCGGCGCTGCCATACGTCACGGTCTTCAGCGGACGCCCGATGGTCAATCTCCACGACGCCGACCCGCTCGTGCGCGCGGCCGCCGCCGCCGCCCCGGAGCCGGCGGTCGCCCCCGGCGAAGAGGCGCCCGCGCCGGCGGACGCGGTCAAGCCCTCCGACGCGGTGCGGGTGAGTGTGCGCATCGACTTCGATGGCCGGCGCAGCCGCTTCCTGGAGGCGGTGATTCTGGTGCGTGCGTTCGCCGATGCCCCGTATCGGCTCCTGTCGTGGCGCGAGGACGCGGCGCCTTCCGCCGCGCTGGCGCGGACGGGAGGCAGGCCGTGA
- a CDS encoding prepilin-type N-terminal cleavage/methylation domain-containing protein produces the protein MNGARVFHRRFGARRHAAGFSLVELLVALVLAGLVLTALAMATRQWLPNWHRGIDRVETSEAIALALDRVAADLSAVEFVPATRERPRPLFDGLASSIVFVRSAFGPNARPGLEIVRLAETDGSGGAALTRSAAPYVPRDADSPPAQFAAPVVLLRPPYRVSFSYAGRDGLWSDQWRELDELPRAVRLVVRDGATGRALDVSTSIALRAELPASCVSNPQQPGCGGSEPPEATGGGDAAQGKTQ, from the coding sequence ATGAACGGGGCGCGCGTCTTCCATCGCAGATTTGGAGCGCGGCGCCATGCCGCCGGGTTCAGCCTGGTCGAGTTGCTGGTGGCCCTGGTGCTGGCCGGGCTGGTGCTGACGGCGCTGGCCATGGCGACCAGGCAGTGGCTGCCCAACTGGCATCGTGGGATCGACCGGGTGGAGACCAGCGAGGCCATCGCCCTCGCCCTCGATCGCGTCGCCGCCGACCTTTCGGCGGTGGAGTTCGTTCCGGCCACCCGCGAGCGCCCGCGCCCGCTGTTCGACGGGCTCGCATCCTCGATCGTCTTCGTGCGTTCGGCGTTCGGGCCGAACGCACGGCCGGGGCTGGAGATCGTGAGGCTCGCCGAGACCGACGGCAGCGGTGGCGCGGCGCTCACGCGAAGCGCCGCGCCCTACGTGCCGCGTGATGCCGACTCGCCGCCAGCACAGTTCGCAGCGCCGGTGGTGCTGCTTCGCCCACCCTACCGCGTCTCCTTCTCCTATGCCGGGCGCGACGGCCTCTGGTCCGACCAGTGGCGGGAGCTGGACGAGCTTCCCAGGGCGGTCCGGCTCGTGGTCCGCGACGGCGCGACCGGGCGGGCCCTCGACGTTTCCACCAGCATCGCGCTTCGCGCCGAGCTTCCGGCGTCGTGCGTCAGCAATCCGCAGCAGCCCGGCTGCGGCGGGTCGGAGCCGCCCGAGGCGACCGGCGGGGGCGACGCCGCACAGGGGAAGACGCAATGA